A genomic stretch from Telopea speciosissima isolate NSW1024214 ecotype Mountain lineage chromosome 7, Tspe_v1, whole genome shotgun sequence includes:
- the LOC122667236 gene encoding 60S acidic ribosomal protein P2-like encodes MKVVAAYLLAVLGGNTSPSADDLKNILGSVGADADEDKIELLLSEVKGKDITELIASGREKLASVPAGGGAAIAVAASGGGGGAGAAPAAEEPKKEEKVEEKEESDDDMGFSLFD; translated from the exons ATGAAGGTTGTCGCCGCATATTTGCTCGCTGTGTTGGGTGGCAACACCAGCCCTTCCGCGGATGATTTGAAGAATATCCTTGGATCCG TTGGTGCTGATGCTGATGAGGATAAGATTGAGTTGCTCCTTTCTGAAGTTAAGGGAAAAGACATTACAGAGCTTATTGCATCTGGAAGGGAGAAGTTGGCTTCAGTTCCTGCCGGTGGAGGTGCTGCTATTGCTGTAGCTGCTAGTGGTGGCGGGGGTGGTGCTGGTGCTGCACCTGCTGCagaagaaccaaagaaagaagagaaagttgaagagaaagaggaatCTGATGAT GACATGGGCTTCAGTCTTTTCGACTAA